One Lysobacter enzymogenes DNA segment encodes these proteins:
- the ftsW gene encoding putative lipid II flippase FtsW, with protein sequence MENTARQATRLEAIHGRYDPWLLAASAALACVGVIMVGSASLGVANTHEVDPFYFLTRHLMFLAIGLGLAFWLMRTELKTIEQHNQWLLLVCVVLLVAVFIPGIGRQVNGAKRWINLAVIGFQAVEAVKLLYIVWLASYLKRFSEDISATWGAMLKPIGVAVVLVGLLLMQPDFGSSSLLLAITAGMLVLGGVNMPRMFGPVLIGLPVLAVIAIAEPYRVIRLTSFMNPWSDPFGTGYQLTNALMAVGRGEWTGVGLGASVQKLQYLPEAHTDFIMAVIAEEFGFAGVCAVVGLYALLAGRALWTGLKCVEMRRHFSGYVAFGIALWMSLQSFVSIGVNLGLLPTKGLTLPMISYGGSSILMSCAALGVLLRVSYELDRAQRQVARLRGEAAGSAPATASPAPAAAAAGAARGTSRLRDRVEPSLGRTA encoded by the coding sequence ATGGAAAACACCGCGCGCCAGGCGACCCGACTCGAAGCGATCCACGGTCGTTACGACCCGTGGCTGCTCGCCGCGTCCGCGGCGCTGGCGTGCGTGGGCGTGATCATGGTCGGCTCGGCCTCGCTGGGCGTGGCCAACACCCACGAAGTCGATCCGTTCTATTTCCTGACCCGCCACCTGATGTTCCTGGCCATCGGCCTGGGCCTGGCGTTCTGGCTGATGCGCACCGAGCTCAAGACCATCGAGCAGCACAACCAGTGGCTGCTGCTGGTGTGCGTGGTGCTGCTGGTGGCGGTGTTCATCCCCGGCATCGGCCGCCAGGTCAACGGCGCCAAGCGCTGGATCAACCTGGCGGTGATCGGCTTCCAGGCGGTGGAAGCGGTGAAGCTGCTCTACATCGTCTGGCTCGCCAGCTACCTCAAGCGTTTCAGCGAGGACATCTCGGCCACCTGGGGCGCGATGCTCAAGCCGATCGGCGTGGCGGTGGTGCTGGTCGGCCTGCTGCTGATGCAGCCGGACTTCGGCTCGTCCTCGCTGCTGCTGGCGATCACCGCCGGCATGCTGGTGCTGGGCGGCGTCAACATGCCGCGCATGTTCGGACCGGTGCTGATCGGCCTGCCGGTGCTGGCGGTGATCGCCATCGCCGAGCCGTACCGGGTGATCCGCCTGACCTCGTTCATGAATCCCTGGAGCGATCCGTTCGGCACCGGCTACCAGCTGACCAATGCGTTGATGGCGGTCGGCCGCGGCGAGTGGACCGGCGTCGGCCTCGGCGCCTCGGTACAGAAGCTGCAGTACCTGCCCGAAGCGCACACCGACTTCATCATGGCGGTGATCGCCGAGGAATTCGGCTTCGCCGGCGTGTGCGCCGTGGTCGGCCTGTACGCGCTGCTGGCCGGCCGCGCGCTGTGGACCGGGTTGAAGTGCGTGGAGATGCGCCGCCACTTCTCCGGCTATGTCGCGTTCGGCATCGCCCTGTGGATGAGCCTGCAGAGCTTCGTCTCCATCGGCGTGAACCTGGGCCTGCTGCCGACCAAGGGCCTGACCCTGCCGATGATTTCCTACGGCGGCTCCAGCATCCTGATGAGCTGCGCCGCGCTCGGCGTGCTGCTGCGCGTGTCCTACGAGCTCGACCGCGCCCAGCGCCAGGTCGCGCGCCTGCGCGGCGAAGCCGCCGGCAGCGCGCCGGCGACGGCGAGCCCGGCGCCGGCCGCGGCCGCCGCGGGCGCCGCGCGCGGCACCAGCCGCCTGCGCGACCGGGTCGAGCCTTCGCTCGGGAGGACCGCATGA
- the mraY gene encoding phospho-N-acetylmuramoyl-pentapeptide-transferase: MLLELTRWLEQLQSLFNIFGYLTFRGILSALTSLALSLWWGPAVIRKLGQLKGGQPIRKDGPQSHFSKAGTPTMGGALILFTVMASVLLWGDLRNKYVWIVLLVMLAFGAIGWYDDWIKIVKRDPNGLKSRWKYLLQSIFGLAAGLYLWLYADVPAATTFYVPLFKSVALPLAGVSFVALAYLWIVGFSNAVNLTDGLDGLAIMPTVLVACALGIFAYASGHAEFSKYLQIPAVPGAGELVIICAAIAGAGLGFLWFNTYPAMVFMGDIGALALGAVLGTIAIIVRQELVLVIMGGIFVIETLSVMIQVASFKLTGKRVFRMAPIHHHFELKGWPEPRVIVRFWIISVVLVLVGLATLKVR, translated from the coding sequence ATGTTGCTTGAATTGACTCGATGGCTCGAACAGCTGCAAAGCCTGTTCAACATCTTCGGGTACCTGACGTTCCGCGGCATCCTCAGCGCGCTGACCTCGCTGGCGCTGTCGCTGTGGTGGGGCCCGGCGGTGATCCGCAAGCTCGGCCAGCTCAAGGGCGGCCAGCCGATCCGCAAGGACGGCCCGCAGTCGCACTTCTCCAAGGCCGGCACGCCGACCATGGGCGGTGCGCTGATCCTGTTCACGGTGATGGCCTCGGTCCTGCTGTGGGGCGACCTGCGCAACAAGTACGTGTGGATCGTGTTGCTGGTGATGCTGGCGTTCGGCGCGATCGGCTGGTACGACGACTGGATCAAGATCGTCAAGCGCGATCCCAACGGCCTGAAGTCGCGCTGGAAGTACCTGTTGCAGTCGATCTTCGGCCTCGCCGCCGGCCTGTACCTGTGGCTGTACGCCGACGTGCCGGCGGCGACTACCTTCTACGTGCCGCTGTTCAAGTCGGTGGCGCTGCCGCTGGCCGGTGTCAGCTTCGTGGCGCTGGCGTATCTGTGGATCGTCGGCTTCTCCAACGCGGTCAACCTCACCGACGGCCTCGACGGCCTGGCGATCATGCCGACCGTGCTGGTGGCCTGCGCGCTGGGCATCTTCGCCTACGCCTCCGGCCATGCCGAGTTCTCCAAGTACCTGCAGATCCCGGCGGTGCCCGGCGCGGGCGAACTGGTGATCATCTGCGCGGCCATCGCCGGCGCCGGCCTGGGCTTTCTGTGGTTCAACACCTACCCGGCGATGGTGTTCATGGGCGACATCGGCGCGCTGGCGCTCGGCGCGGTGCTCGGCACCATCGCCATCATCGTGCGCCAGGAACTGGTGCTGGTGATCATGGGCGGCATCTTCGTCATCGAGACGCTGTCGGTGATGATCCAGGTCGCTTCGTTCAAGCTGACCGGCAAGCGCGTGTTCCGCATGGCGCCGATCCACCACCACTTCGAGCTCAAGGGCTGGCCGGAGCCGCGCGTGATCGTGCGCTTCTGGATCATCTCGGTGGTGCTGGTGCTGGTCGGCCTGGCCACCCTCAAGGTCCGCTGA
- a CDS encoding UDP-N-acetylmuramoyl-tripeptide--D-alanyl-D-alanine ligase, giving the protein MKRLSLSEIARLTGGRLRGGDGGRESTIDVVCTDTRALPAEGAALFVALKGERFDGHDHVAGLAHTAVAAALVSREIDAPIAQVVVADTQQALADLAAGVQAQRAGNTVVAITGSNGKTSVKALTAAILERAGKTYATPGNRNNEIGLPLAVLDAPEDARYSIYEMGAGKPGDIAYLVRVARPDVSLVNNIAPAHLERMGSLLGIADTKAAIYDALADGGVAAINADDAFAPYFEQRVAGRRVIRFGLDASAEVTARDVRVAPEGSTFTLVAPQGEAQVALKLVGRHNVRNALAAASLALGAGVSLQHIADGLNAAQPVDGRLITHRLPSGAVLIDDSYNANPGSTGAAIDTLAEMGGENWLVLGAMREIGDEEIAMHAEIGRRAKAAGLRRLYALGELPAAAAAAFGDGARTFASHDELAAALAAELAAGVRVLVKGSHSSAMDKIVTALLSAHRPGEGTTHVA; this is encoded by the coding sequence ATGAAGCGCTTGAGCCTCAGCGAGATCGCGCGCCTCACCGGCGGCCGCCTGCGCGGCGGCGACGGCGGTCGAGAGAGCACGATCGACGTCGTATGCACCGACACCCGCGCGCTGCCGGCCGAAGGCGCGGCGCTGTTCGTCGCGCTCAAGGGCGAGCGCTTCGACGGCCACGACCACGTCGCCGGGCTGGCCCACACCGCGGTCGCCGCGGCGCTGGTGTCGCGCGAGATCGACGCGCCGATCGCCCAGGTGGTGGTCGCCGACACCCAGCAGGCGCTGGCCGACCTCGCCGCCGGCGTGCAGGCGCAGCGCGCCGGCAACACCGTGGTCGCGATCACCGGCAGCAACGGCAAGACCAGCGTCAAGGCGCTGACCGCGGCGATCCTGGAGCGCGCCGGCAAGACCTACGCGACCCCGGGCAACCGCAACAACGAGATCGGCCTGCCGCTGGCGGTGCTCGACGCGCCGGAAGACGCGCGCTACTCGATCTACGAGATGGGCGCCGGCAAGCCCGGCGACATCGCCTATCTGGTGCGGGTGGCGCGTCCCGACGTGTCGCTGGTCAACAACATCGCGCCGGCGCACCTGGAGCGCATGGGCAGCCTGCTCGGCATCGCCGACACCAAGGCGGCGATCTACGACGCGCTGGCGGACGGCGGCGTCGCGGCGATCAATGCCGACGACGCGTTCGCGCCTTATTTCGAGCAGCGCGTGGCCGGTCGCCGCGTCATCCGCTTCGGTCTGGACGCCAGCGCCGAGGTCACCGCGCGCGACGTGCGAGTGGCGCCAGAAGGTTCGACCTTCACCTTGGTTGCGCCGCAAGGCGAGGCGCAGGTCGCGCTGAAGCTGGTGGGCCGCCACAACGTGCGCAACGCCCTGGCCGCCGCGTCGCTGGCGCTGGGCGCGGGCGTGTCGCTGCAGCACATCGCCGACGGCCTCAACGCCGCGCAGCCGGTCGACGGCCGTTTGATCACCCACCGCTTGCCGAGCGGTGCGGTGCTGATCGACGACAGCTACAACGCCAACCCGGGCTCGACCGGCGCGGCGATCGACACGCTCGCGGAAATGGGCGGCGAAAACTGGCTGGTGCTCGGCGCGATGCGCGAGATCGGCGACGAAGAAATCGCCATGCACGCCGAGATCGGCCGCCGCGCCAAGGCCGCCGGCCTGCGCCGGCTGTACGCGCTGGGCGAGCTGCCGGCCGCGGCCGCGGCCGCGTTCGGCGACGGCGCGCGCACGTTCGCCAGCCACGACGAACTGGCCGCGGCGCTGGCCGCGGAGCTCGCCGCCGGCGTGCGGGTGTTGGTGAAAGGTTCGCACAGCAGTGCGATGGACAAGATCGTGACGGCGTTGTTGTCGGCACACCGGCCGGGGGAGGGCACGACGCATGTTGCTTGA